A single region of the Buteo buteo chromosome 16, bButBut1.hap1.1, whole genome shotgun sequence genome encodes:
- the LOC142040574 gene encoding LOW QUALITY PROTEIN: large ribosomal subunit protein eL8-like (The sequence of the model RefSeq protein was modified relative to this genomic sequence to represent the inferred CDS: inserted 3 bases in 2 codons; deleted 2 bases in 1 codon; substituted 3 bases at 3 genomic stop codons), with protein sequence MTGLCQIPASALLFTNVGSLCNYPVHWDLNSQNQLLALTHKPKSQIKQQKKQRLLACVEQKAAGKGDTPAEESQVVQAGVSTVTXLVEDRKTQLAVMVHNGDPTELVAVWHAPXSKMGAPYSTIVGXSQVGXLVHGKTCTCVAFTQVSMEEMGALVKLLPLNCTXSDIMGPRFIAQIAKLKKTKAREMTTKLE encoded by the exons ATGACCGGGCTATGTCAGATTCCAGCATCAGCTCTACTCTTCACAAACGTTGGAAGTCTCTGCAATTATCCAGTTCACTGGGATTTGAACAGCCAAAATCAGCTCCTAGCACTGACCCACAAACCCAAATCACAGATCAAACAACAGAAGAAGCAGAGGCTCTTGGCTTGTGTTGAGCagaaagctgcaggaaaaggaGACACTCCAGCTGAAGAGTCACAGGTCGTCCAAGCAGGTGTGAGCACTGTCA GCTTGGTAGAGGACAGAAAAACTCAACTTGCAGTGATGGTCCACAATGGAGACCCCACAGAACTGGTGGCTGTTTGGCATGCTCCATGAAGCAAAATGGGAGCTCCATACAGCACCATC GTAGGATAGAGCCAGGTGGGATGACTAGTCCATGGGAAGACTTGCACCTGTGTGGCCTTCACCCAAGTAAGCATGGAAGAGATGGGAGCCCTTGTAAAGTTACTGCCACTTAACTGCAC GTCAGATATAATGGGGCCAAGATTCATAGCTCAAATAGCCAAgcttaagaaaacaaaggctAGAGAAATGACCACCAAGTTGGAATAA